In Cicer arietinum cultivar CDC Frontier isolate Library 1 chromosome 1, Cicar.CDCFrontier_v2.0, whole genome shotgun sequence, one DNA window encodes the following:
- the LOC101507003 gene encoding glutamate receptor 3.7 translates to MKKQFMVLYLVFFWIWVILFCGIAHSGRLESVNIGAVFTFDSVIGRVAKASMEMAVSDVNSDPTVLNGTKLNLIMKDGMCNAFLGSTGAFQLLEQGVVTIIGPQSSAMAHSISQIADAVKVPLISYAATDPTLSSLQFPLFFRTVQSDSEQMEAMANLIDFNGWKEVIVLFLDDDYGRNGISALSDELEKKRLKIAHKLALSIYFDLDEITKLLNQTKVFSPRVFVVHVNPDPRLRIFSIARKLQMMTSDYVWLVTDWLAATLHSFSPANQNSLSIVEGVVGLRQHTPDSRKKRAFISQWKKMQKEGVANTSLNSYGFFAYDTVWTVAHSIDKFLRVYNNITFLPHENNEVRHTEGIGIQLEKLKVLAGGNDLVNILLQSNFSGVSGQIRFSSDRSVISSGYDVINIHQMKINKVGYWSNHSGFSVVPPEVLAKKEHRMLSIDQKLNNITWPGGKTERPRGWVIADNGKPLRIGVPKRASFVEFVTELQDSHHVEGYCIDIFKKALEFIPYEIPYVFKPVGNGKANPNYDTLVKMIDENVYDAVVGDIAIVTNRTKIADFSQPYASSSLVIVAPINSSKSNAWVFLKPFSADMWCIIAASFMMIGIVIWILEHRVNDDFRGPPKRQLVTIFMFSLSTLFKTNNNTVSSLSKMVMIVWLFLLMVITASYTASLTSILTVEQLSSPITGIDSLIATNWPIGYQVGSFAYSYLTDNLFVSRSRLVSLGSPEEYALALRNGPSSGGVAAIVDELPYVELFLSKETEFGIIGQPFTRSSWGFAFQRDSPLAVDMSTAILNLAESGELQKIHEKWFCKMGCLGERKTDPKPDQLHLISFWGLYLSCAVISLAALVLFLLRMINQYVRFKQRQKDAAASSSEPPESHCSRVVVNFFNFIDKKEDAIKKMFTQCDNPHNPPTEM, encoded by the exons atgaaaaagcAGTTTATGGTTTTGTACCTTGTGTTCTTTTGGATTTGGGTGATTCTCTTTTGTGGTATTGCTCATAGTGGAAGGCTTGAAAGTGTGAACATTGGGGCAGTATTTACCTTTGATTCGGTGATAGGTAGAGTTGCAAAGGCTTCTATGGAAATGGCTGTTTCTGATGTCAATTCTGACCCAACTGTTCTCAATGGGACTAAGCTCAATTTGATAATGAAGGATGGCATGTGTAATGCCTTTTTGGGATCAACTGGAG CTTTTCAGTTACTTGAGCAAGGAGTTGTAACCATAATTGGTCCACAATCATCCGCCATGGCTCATTCGATTTCTCAAATAGCCGATGCTGTCAAAGTTCCCCTTATTTCATATGCTGCAACTGATCCAACCCTATCATCCCTTCAATTTCCTCTCTTTTTTCGTACGGTACAAAGTGACTCAGAGCAAATGGAAGCAATGGCCAATCTGATCGACTTCAATGGATGGAAAGAGGTCATTGTTTTATTCTTGGACGATGATTATGGAAGAAATGGAATATCTGCTTTGAGTGATGAACTTGAAAAAAAGAGACTAAAAATTGCTCACAAACTAGCTTTGAGTATTTATTTTGATCTAGATGAAATCACTAAGTTGCTCAATCAAACCAAAGTATTTAGTCCCCGTGTGTTTGTCGTTCATGTCAACCCGGATCCAAGATTGAGAATTTTTTCTATTGCTCGCAAACTTCAAATGATGACCAGTGACTATGTCTGGCTAGTCACAGATTGGCTTGCTGCTACCCTACATTCATTTTCACCGGCGAATCAGAACTCTCTTAGCATTGTCGAAGGAGTTGTTGGTCTTCGTCAACACACTCCGGATTCTAGAAAAAAAAGAGCTTTTATTTCTCAATGGAAAAAGATGCAAAAAGAAGGTGTAGCAAATACTAGTTTGAACTCCTACGGATTTTTCGCTTATGATACAGTTTGGACAGTTGCACATTCGATTGATAAATTCTTGAGAGTATATAATAACATTACTTTCTTGCCTCATGAAAACAATGAGGTACGTCATACAGAAGGGATTGGTATTCAGCTTGAGAAGCTCAAAGTTTTAGCTGGTGGAAATGATCTTGTTAACATATTATTACAATCAAATTTTAGCGGCGTGAGTGGTCAAATTCGGTTTAGTTCAGACAGAAGTGTCATAAGTAGTGGTTATGATGTTATCAATATTCATCAGATGAAAATTAATAAGGTTGGTTATTGGTCTAATCACTCAGGTTTTTCTGTTGTACCACCTGAAGTTCTTGCGAAAAAGGAACATCGTATGCTTTCGATAGATCAGAAGCTCAACAATATTACTTGGCCAGGTGGGAAAACCGAAAGACCACGTGGGTGGGTGATTGCTGATAATGGAAAGCCACTGAGAATTGGAGTGCCAAAGAGAGCAAGTTTTGTTGAATTCGTAACTGAACTTCAAGATAGTCATCACGTTGAGGGTTATTGTATCGATATCTTCAAGAAAGCCTTGGAATTTATTCCATATGAAATTCCTTATGTATTCAAGCCTGTTGGAAATGGTAAAGCAAATCCCAATTATGATACACTTGTGAAAATGATTGATGAAAAT GTATATGATGCAGTTGTTGGAGACATTGCGATTGTGACGAACCGGACGAAGATTGCGGACTTTTCTCAGCCTTATGCGTCATCTAGCCTTGTTATAGTGGCTCCTATCAATAGTTCAAAATCAAATGCTTGGGTATTCCTCAAACCATTCTCAGCAGATATGTGGTGTATCATTGCTGCATCATTTATGATGATTGGAATTGTTATATGGATTCTTGAGCACCGAGTCAACGATGATTTCCGTGGTCCTCCTAAGAGGCAACTTGTGACAATATTTAT gTTCAGCCTCTCAACACTGTTTAAGACAAATA ATAACACTGTAAGCTCACTTTCTAAAATGGTGATGATAGTCTGGCTTTTCCTACTGATGGTGATCACAGCTAGCTATACAGCAAGCTTGACTTCAATTCTCACAGTGGAGCAGCTTTCGTCGCCGATCACAGGAATTGATAGTTTGATTGCAACTAACTGGCCAATTGGATACCAAGTAGGGTCATTTGCTTACAGCTATCTGACAGATAATCTTTTTGTATCGAGATCGAGACTTGTTTCGTTAGGCTCCCCTGAGGAATATGCTCTAGCACTTCGGAATGGACCGTCTAGTGGTGGGGTAGCAGCTATTGTTGATGAGCTTCCGTATGTGGAGTTATTTCTGTCAAAAGAAACTGAATTCGGTATTATTGGTCAGCCATTTACCAGAAGCAGTTGGGGATTT GCTTTTCAAAGAGACTCGCCTCTAGCAGTCGACATGTCAACCGCAATTTTGAACCTAGCTGAAAGTGGAGAGCTTCAAAAGATACATGAGAAATGGTTTTGTAAGATGGGTTGTCTTGGTGAAAGGAAAACAGACCCTAAGCCTGACCAACTTCACCTGATCAGCTTTTGGGGTCTATATCTCTCATGTGCTGTCATCTCTCTCGCCGCGCTTGTTCTGTTTCTGCTGCGAATGATTAACCAATATGTCCGGTTCAAACAAAGACAAAAGGACGCTGCTGCTTCATCGTCAGAACCACCGGAGAGTCATTGTTCCCGGGTTGTTGTTAACTTCTTTAACTTCATTGATAAAAAGGAAGATGCCATCAAGAAAATGTTCACTCAATGTGACAATCCTCACAACCCCCCAACTGAGatgtga